The following proteins are encoded in a genomic region of Bacillus spongiae:
- a CDS encoding DUF7683 domain-containing protein has translation MSREIKYQYRITKYNPDFRNDEGHYTITDEWTSAYDIGKMVNGNSLTLSEYLDVEKAYINTIMNFIQLNNIKSVRLVDLEKDNLNSTDKTSPLYDPAFHLLHLEEDIELSIDNVPIVSKMVLRELIYCQLISKDFFVHFGYDYYMYIGSNNVQSGSLDFTINNSLFVEEMISPYYIPESNVTRGIEWIRIDEEIIEGSELLKGITLEEYRGVLQLSNIHPVIGSFPIKQEYVNFFQKKIKHKIDFSKYNYSLVSND, from the coding sequence TTGAGTAGAGAAATTAAATATCAGTATAGAATAACAAAATATAATCCAGATTTTAGAAATGATGAAGGTCATTATACTATAACAGATGAATGGACAAGTGCGTATGATATAGGAAAAATGGTAAATGGCAATTCTCTCACGTTAAGTGAATATTTAGACGTAGAGAAAGCATATATAAATACGATTATGAATTTTATTCAACTAAATAATATAAAAAGTGTAAGATTGGTTGATCTTGAGAAAGATAATCTGAATTCTACCGATAAAACGTCACCTTTGTATGACCCCGCCTTCCACCTACTGCATTTAGAAGAGGATATAGAACTGAGTATAGATAATGTACCTATAGTTTCTAAAATGGTCTTAAGAGAGCTTATTTACTGTCAATTAATATCTAAAGATTTCTTTGTACATTTTGGTTATGATTATTATATGTACATTGGGTCAAACAATGTTCAAAGTGGTTCCTTAGATTTTACTATTAATAATAGCCTTTTTGTAGAGGAAATGATCTCTCCATATTATATTCCTGAAAGTAATGTAACAAGAGGTATAGAATGGATTCGTATTGATGAAGAAATTATTGAAGGATCAGAATTACTGAAGGGTATTACTTTAGAGGAATATAGAGGTGTACTTCAGCTTTCTAACATCCATCCTGTAATAGGATCTTTTCCTATTAAACAAGAATATGTTAACTTTTTTCAAAAGAAAATAAAACATAAAATAGATTTTAGTAAATATAATTACTCTTTAGTATCTAATGACTAG
- a CDS encoding carboxylic ester hydrolase, with protein sequence MRFWEILLVGVNFGLLYWVFSKRIKATSTSKSHWPLIVGILAVMGQVVFEGITWRMIPAYLTIVLIAAYLYVGRKKKNKRKWYTVTIQITMLTVYLASAILLPTFFPIFSLPNPTGAYSVGTVTYHWTDEKRLETLEKGTQGNRELMIQIWYPATEESEKEPEPYFTPEITRTVGIPLSHLDQVRTHSLSEASLSSEQERYPVLIYSHGYGSPRNSATFQIEELVSHGYIVVGMEHTYSALATVFPDGRTVINSKKYPSNSYLNDLMSTWKADATFVLDQLEELNNGGENDRFKGKLDLGKIGMFGHSFGGATSYWMLQQDKRVKAAINMDGGLIGGTVPEEGGEKPYFLMNTTWSLDEWLKSADQLGKTRESIEKEYYDYLSKNEKSIVGGGLSLLIPNSTHASFTDVSLLSPLNRAKGENPKKVHRLVREFTLAFFDQYVKGTGEPTLQHLGEKYPAVKFKVNH encoded by the coding sequence ATGAGATTTTGGGAGATTTTACTTGTAGGCGTTAATTTTGGGTTATTGTACTGGGTGTTCTCGAAGAGAATAAAGGCTACCTCTACTAGTAAATCGCACTGGCCTTTAATCGTGGGGATTTTAGCGGTGATGGGTCAAGTGGTATTTGAGGGGATAACTTGGCGGATGATTCCCGCATACTTGACGATAGTCCTTATAGCGGCGTATCTCTATGTTGGGAGAAAGAAGAAGAACAAGAGAAAATGGTATACAGTAACGATTCAAATAACAATGTTGACCGTTTATTTGGCCAGCGCCATTCTTCTCCCAACCTTCTTTCCAATCTTCTCCTTACCGAATCCAACTGGAGCTTATTCTGTAGGAACGGTAACGTATCATTGGACAGATGAGAAAAGATTAGAAACCCTTGAGAAAGGTACACAAGGAAATCGAGAGCTTATGATACAAATTTGGTACCCGGCTACCGAAGAAAGCGAGAAGGAACCTGAGCCATACTTTACACCAGAAATAACGAGAACAGTGGGGATACCCTTAAGTCATTTAGACCAGGTCAGGACTCACTCTTTGTCTGAAGCGAGTCTGTCATCAGAGCAGGAGCGATACCCAGTGTTAATATACTCACACGGTTATGGTAGTCCACGTAATTCCGCAACGTTTCAAATCGAAGAACTAGTGAGTCATGGCTACATCGTAGTCGGTATGGAGCATACGTATAGTGCTCTCGCAACGGTATTTCCTGATGGTAGAACGGTGATAAACTCAAAAAAATATCCATCTAACTCATACCTTAATGATTTGATGTCAACCTGGAAAGCAGATGCAACTTTTGTGCTTGACCAACTTGAAGAGTTGAACAATGGAGGAGAAAACGATCGGTTTAAGGGTAAGTTAGATTTGGGGAAAATCGGTATGTTTGGACATTCGTTCGGAGGTGCTACCTCATACTGGATGTTACAGCAAGACAAGCGAGTAAAAGCTGCCATCAACATGGACGGTGGGCTAATCGGAGGAACAGTCCCTGAAGAAGGAGGAGAAAAGCCGTATTTCTTGATGAACACTACTTGGAGTTTGGACGAATGGTTGAAGTCAGCAGACCAATTAGGTAAAACGCGGGAGTCCATAGAGAAAGAATACTATGACTATTTGTCAAAAAATGAAAAAAGTATCGTTGGGGGCGGCTTGTCTTTACTAATCCCAAATTCTACTCATGCTAGTTTCACAGATGTAAGTCTACTTAGCCCATTGAATCGTGCAAAAGGAGAAAATCCAAAAAAGGTTCACCGACTAGTAAGGGAATTTACGCTTGCATTTTTTGATCAGTATGTTAAAGGTACGGGTGAACCGACACTCCAACATTTAGGAGAGAAATATCCAGCTGTTAAATTTAAAGTAAACCATTGA
- a CDS encoding DUF2651 family protein: MGYIESIDPFLMQLFIVPLIVIGLGLLASIIVKKALVAPLITLLLNLLYETWYMKHFFSEINYTSWNIIFPVISFGISWAALSSLKQQNKQN; the protein is encoded by the coding sequence ATGGGATATATTGAGTCAATCGACCCTTTTCTCATGCAGTTGTTTATTGTTCCACTTATAGTGATAGGATTAGGGCTTTTAGCATCTATTATTGTTAAAAAGGCATTGGTTGCACCTTTAATAACACTGTTATTAAATTTATTATATGAAACTTGGTATATGAAACACTTTTTCTCTGAAATTAACTACACATCTTGGAATATTATTTTCCCCGTAATCTCATTTGGGATTTCTTGGGCAGCACTTTCCAGTTTGAAGCAGCAAAACAAACAAAATTAG
- a CDS encoding DUF4367 domain-containing protein codes for MKKILLLLITIPIFVIGCSSEANLVTYDNEELTRIFKNEFVQPKHSEELNEESSLPKLPTKLPFKPDQVDFSQPPPHYEEGSLFLIFDFLSKGESYAHLQLQVVNMETEYDTDFEAIKIGDIEGFYYSESPDLMLLNWVEEEIHYDLKYVASSSDKYISKEEFITIAESFK; via the coding sequence TTGAAAAAGATTCTTTTATTATTAATAACGATTCCAATTTTTGTAATAGGATGCAGTAGTGAAGCTAATTTAGTTACATATGATAACGAGGAACTTACAAGGATATTCAAGAATGAATTCGTTCAACCGAAACATTCAGAAGAATTAAATGAAGAAAGCTCTCTGCCAAAACTACCTACAAAATTACCATTTAAGCCAGATCAGGTTGATTTTTCTCAGCCTCCTCCACATTATGAAGAAGGCTCTCTTTTCCTAATCTTCGATTTTTTAAGTAAGGGTGAAAGTTATGCTCATCTACAACTGCAAGTAGTAAATATGGAAACAGAGTATGATACGGATTTTGAAGCTATAAAAATAGGAGATATCGAAGGCTTTTATTATTCAGAAAGTCCCGACCTTATGTTATTGAATTGGGTGGAAGAAGAGATTCATTATGATTTAAAATATGTTGCATCGAGTTCTGATAAATATATTTCAAAAGAAGAATTCATTACGATAGCTGAGTCATTTAAGTAA
- a CDS encoding nucleotidyltransferase family protein translates to MVTTKEDVIKLIQDDDEMMNILSAAKALNLPDWWICAGFVRSKIWDTLHGFNKRTEIEDVDVIYFDKENTDELTEKNLENTLRGILPNVPWSVKNEARMHVVNQVPPYSSSEDAISKFPETATSLGVKLDEENNIVLTAPCGMEDVIHLKVKPTAYFRNSQKHHAIYEERIMKKNWKSIWYKIEVHHI, encoded by the coding sequence ATGGTAACAACAAAAGAAGATGTTATTAAATTAATTCAAGATGATGATGAAATGATGAATATTTTGAGTGCAGCCAAGGCGTTAAACTTACCTGATTGGTGGATATGCGCAGGATTTGTACGTTCAAAAATTTGGGATACGTTGCACGGATTTAATAAACGGACTGAAATAGAAGATGTTGACGTGATCTATTTTGATAAAGAAAATACGGATGAATTAACGGAAAAAAACTTAGAAAATACATTGAGAGGCATCTTACCGAATGTACCTTGGTCTGTTAAGAATGAGGCGAGAATGCATGTTGTCAATCAAGTTCCACCTTATTCTTCTTCGGAGGATGCTATTTCTAAATTCCCAGAAACGGCAACGTCTCTTGGTGTGAAATTAGACGAAGAAAACAATATTGTTCTTACGGCACCTTGTGGAATGGAGGATGTAATTCATTTAAAAGTAAAGCCAACAGCTTATTTTAGAAATTCACAAAAACATCATGCAATTTATGAAGAAAGAATTATGAAGAAAAATTGGAAATCTATCTGGTATAAGATTGAAGTCCACCATATTTAG
- a CDS encoding SDR family oxidoreductase, whose protein sequence is MKNIMITGASKGLGRALTLAFAKQGHTLAICARGEAELRIVKREAEELGAAKVIAIQADIANPNEVERFVSVVEEQIETIDVLINNASIFGPGPTLLADYGNQAFQEVLLVNAMNPFFMTKRVLPGMMSRNSGRIINITSEAGKTGFAEWGAYGVSKFALEGLTKIWMDELEGTNISMNLVDPGEMDTSMHDRAVPNCDYDLAKPEEVLDVFQFLVSDESNGVTGKRFEAQNFNREGSE, encoded by the coding sequence ATGAAAAATATTATGATTACGGGTGCATCAAAAGGTTTAGGGAGAGCATTGACGTTAGCTTTCGCAAAACAAGGTCATACGTTAGCCATTTGTGCAAGAGGTGAAGCCGAATTACGTATCGTTAAGCGAGAAGCTGAGGAGCTTGGAGCGGCGAAGGTGATTGCGATTCAAGCTGATATTGCCAATCCGAATGAGGTAGAAAGATTTGTCTCCGTTGTGGAAGAACAAATTGAAACAATTGATGTGTTAATTAACAACGCCTCCATTTTTGGACCTGGACCTACTTTATTGGCTGATTACGGAAATCAAGCATTTCAAGAGGTGCTCCTAGTAAACGCAATGAATCCATTCTTTATGACAAAGAGGGTTTTACCAGGCATGATGTCTAGAAATTCTGGCAGGATTATCAATATTACTTCAGAAGCAGGAAAGACGGGTTTTGCTGAATGGGGAGCATATGGGGTATCAAAATTTGCTTTGGAGGGATTAACGAAAATTTGGATGGATGAACTTGAAGGGACAAATATTTCCATGAATCTCGTCGACCCTGGAGAAATGGACACTAGCATGCATGATAGGGCAGTACCTAATTGTGATTATGATCTAGCAAAGCCTGAAGAGGTTCTAGATGTGTTTCAATTTTTAGTATCAGATGAATCAAACGGTGTAACAGGAAAGCGGTTTGAAGCGCAAAATTTTAATAGGGAGGGGAGTGAATAA
- a CDS encoding S-adenosylmethionine:tRNA ribosyltransferase-isomerase: MGALANSFEIPSHLNAKMPIEWTRGRRDQVGMMVLHARSGKTIHTQFRQLADFLQSGDLLLFNNSRTIPAVLKGADVEIRLSRKREDELWEAILLTNKEEGHQDFVLEGNLHCKIVGKGSEEPLQVLSFSKEGGDFFDHLYRFGQPIRYEYIDSPWPLDYYQTVFASAPGSVEMPSAGRAFSWEMLKGLKEKGVQTEFLQLHAGLSYYENNQWPNPKHHPEAFQIPRLTAQRINETKANGGRIVAVGTTVVRAVESAVNDYGKVCPGKGLTTLYIQQDYERKIVDGLITGFHEPQASHLHLLTSFVEESSLILAYQEALGHGYLWHEFGDMNLILP; the protein is encoded by the coding sequence ATGGGGGCGTTAGCTAATTCATTTGAAATCCCTTCACATTTAAATGCCAAAATGCCAATTGAATGGACACGTGGAAGACGTGATCAAGTGGGGATGATGGTGCTTCATGCTCGGAGTGGAAAGACCATTCATACTCAATTTCGACAGCTAGCTGATTTTTTACAATCAGGTGATTTACTACTCTTCAATAATAGTCGTACCATTCCAGCTGTATTAAAAGGAGCAGATGTAGAAATTCGCTTATCGAGGAAACGAGAAGACGAATTATGGGAAGCCATTCTTTTAACAAACAAAGAGGAGGGCCATCAAGACTTTGTGCTTGAAGGGAATCTTCATTGTAAAATTGTCGGAAAAGGGAGCGAAGAGCCTCTTCAAGTCTTATCTTTCTCTAAAGAAGGAGGGGACTTTTTCGACCATTTATATAGGTTTGGTCAACCCATTCGTTACGAATATATAGATTCACCATGGCCATTAGACTATTATCAAACGGTATTTGCTTCAGCACCAGGGTCGGTTGAAATGCCTTCAGCTGGTAGAGCCTTTTCGTGGGAAATGTTGAAAGGTTTAAAGGAAAAAGGAGTTCAAACAGAATTTCTTCAGCTACATGCGGGGCTAAGCTATTATGAAAATAATCAGTGGCCAAATCCAAAGCACCATCCCGAAGCATTTCAAATTCCACGCTTAACAGCGCAGAGAATCAATGAAACAAAGGCTAATGGTGGACGCATTGTGGCTGTTGGAACAACCGTGGTAAGAGCAGTTGAATCAGCCGTTAATGACTATGGAAAAGTGTGCCCGGGAAAAGGGTTAACAACTTTATATATTCAACAAGATTATGAACGAAAAATAGTAGATGGATTAATAACAGGTTTTCATGAGCCACAAGCTAGTCATTTGCACTTACTTACTTCGTTTGTAGAAGAATCGTCCCTCATTTTGGCATATCAAGAAGCCTTAGGGCACGGATATCTCTGGCATGAATTTGGTGATATGAATTTGATTTTACCATAG
- a CDS encoding VOC family protein: MKVHHIGIMVNNLEASHSFYREHFGFKVKQLLQFLEEDILFIQREEVVLELIKGSMAKNTHHFCLEVDCVEKWMKRLNNHNLQPIEGPYDLNNGWKVVFYEGPDDEIIELLEVGTGKTTL, translated from the coding sequence ATGAAGGTGCATCATATAGGGATAATGGTAAATAATCTAGAAGCGTCTCATTCTTTTTATCGAGAACATTTTGGTTTTAAAGTAAAGCAGCTCCTTCAATTTTTAGAGGAAGATATTCTTTTTATTCAAAGGGAGGAGGTCGTACTTGAACTCATTAAAGGAAGCATGGCTAAAAATACTCATCATTTTTGCTTAGAAGTGGATTGTGTAGAAAAGTGGATGAAACGGTTGAATAATCATAATCTCCAACCCATTGAAGGGCCCTATGATTTAAATAATGGGTGGAAAGTCGTATTTTATGAAGGACCTGATGATGAAATCATTGAATTGCTCGAAGTAGGGACAGGTAAGACAACTTTATGA
- a CDS encoding ATP-binding protein: protein MLAEKLFLHVLIILVPTLLISVFFEKKSIRETPYLHGFMQGIAAFLCMIFPYYHYGLYWDLRYVPLVFAFLYGGPVAGGIVFSSILLARTVNGGDALIFGYISAVIALIGPLLFSKGFMKRSPKSRMIAAMFVGWWPTIVMLGIFISYILIEQLSVQSMIGPLKDLFIFFIIQVIAVGLVSIVYETILERNYMKKEMRRAEKLNTLGELAASIAHEVRNPLTVIKGFLQLMEKKERNENAEYLSIVLTELARAEAIINDYLNFAKPQFEKLEKHDLSVICQEVVLLLQPMATKQGVSLMNKLDHHCELVTDKGQLKQALVNILKNAIEATDTGGQVSVTLQNQNGMAKISISDTGKGMDKEQLSRIGTLFYTTKDKGTGLGTMVTIRIIEKMEGKIKYNSVLGKGTDVTVTLPLNNFTVK from the coding sequence ATGTTGGCAGAAAAGTTGTTTCTTCATGTCTTAATTATATTAGTTCCTACTTTACTAATTAGTGTGTTCTTTGAGAAAAAATCAATTCGTGAAACACCGTACCTTCATGGTTTTATGCAAGGGATCGCAGCTTTTTTATGTATGATCTTCCCTTACTATCATTATGGGTTGTATTGGGATTTACGGTATGTTCCCCTAGTTTTTGCCTTTTTATATGGAGGGCCTGTTGCAGGAGGGATTGTATTTAGTTCAATTTTATTAGCAAGAACGGTTAATGGTGGAGACGCACTTATTTTTGGATATATTAGCGCAGTAATTGCCTTGATTGGACCACTCCTATTTTCGAAAGGATTTATGAAGCGATCGCCTAAAAGTCGAATGATTGCAGCGATGTTTGTTGGGTGGTGGCCAACCATTGTCATGTTAGGTATATTTATAAGTTACATATTGATTGAACAGCTTTCAGTCCAAAGTATGATCGGTCCATTAAAGGATCTTTTCATCTTTTTTATCATTCAAGTTATCGCTGTTGGACTAGTGTCCATTGTATATGAAACGATTTTAGAAAGAAATTATATGAAAAAAGAAATGCGACGAGCAGAAAAATTAAACACATTAGGAGAACTGGCAGCTTCCATTGCTCATGAAGTACGCAACCCGCTAACTGTTATTAAAGGTTTTTTACAATTAATGGAGAAAAAGGAACGGAATGAAAATGCTGAATATTTATCCATTGTTTTAACAGAATTAGCTCGAGCGGAAGCGATAATTAATGATTACTTGAACTTTGCAAAACCGCAATTTGAGAAACTTGAAAAACACGATTTATCGGTTATTTGTCAAGAGGTTGTTTTATTATTACAGCCAATGGCAACAAAGCAAGGTGTAAGCTTAATGAACAAACTTGATCACCATTGTGAATTGGTTACAGATAAAGGCCAGTTAAAACAAGCACTTGTGAATATTTTGAAAAATGCCATTGAAGCAACAGATACTGGAGGACAAGTATCCGTCACCCTGCAAAATCAAAATGGTATGGCGAAAATCTCTATAAGTGATACAGGAAAAGGGATGGATAAAGAACAACTGTCGAGAATTGGGACATTATTTTACACGACGAAAGATAAAGGGACTGGACTCGGGACGATGGTCACGATCAGGATTATTGAAAAAATGGAAGGGAAAATAAAGTATAATAGTGTTTTAGGCAAAGGTACAGATGTAACCGTTACACTGCCATTAAACAACTTCACAGTAAAGTGA
- a CDS encoding YkuS family protein, with protein MAKIGVEQSLTNVMDALRQQGHQVVELNQSTDAASCDCCVVTGLDSNVMGIQSATTKGSVIEASGLSADEICQQVDSRLP; from the coding sequence ATGGCAAAGATTGGCGTAGAGCAGTCCCTTACTAACGTAATGGATGCGCTTCGGCAACAAGGTCATCAAGTCGTGGAATTAAACCAATCGACAGATGCAGCAAGTTGTGATTGTTGTGTTGTAACAGGTCTTGACTCCAATGTAATGGGAATTCAAAGTGCGACAACGAAAGGCTCTGTTATTGAAGCAAGTGGCTTAAGTGCGGATGAAATATGTCAACAAGTAGACTCTAGATTACCGTAA
- a CDS encoding zinc dependent phospholipase C family protein, with protein MPNIWTHIVFAERLLEEVPLITFNNKEKSYYRYGSQGPDPFFYHRFWPWKKSEVPQIGLNIHYQHCGPFLMDMIKEGRETNDLNVRAYILGFITHHILDRKTHPYIIFRSGEEGYKHQLLETTIDTLMVKRERNLDTWNHPAYEQIEVGENILFPIEDLLTRLIQKYFPDSIKLAPTRFVNESYQDMIKAFKFFHDPSGLKNKLLFGKIKPFSHRKRFPNKDYLNEKKQEWLHPTNEQEKKSSSFIELYEDALHEGKEIFHLLEEYWIQNDPHVFSLIKQKIGNFSYDTGKDSTTREELQFFDPIV; from the coding sequence ATGCCAAACATTTGGACTCATATTGTGTTTGCTGAACGACTATTAGAGGAAGTCCCCTTAATCACTTTCAATAATAAAGAGAAATCCTATTATCGTTATGGATCACAGGGCCCAGACCCCTTTTTCTATCATCGGTTCTGGCCATGGAAAAAATCCGAAGTACCACAAATTGGACTAAATATTCATTATCAGCATTGTGGTCCGTTTTTAATGGATATGATTAAAGAAGGAAGGGAAACTAACGACCTCAACGTTAGAGCCTATATACTCGGTTTCATTACCCATCATATTCTAGACCGTAAAACACACCCTTACATCATTTTTCGATCAGGGGAAGAAGGCTATAAACATCAACTATTAGAAACGACCATTGATACCTTAATGGTGAAAAGAGAACGAAACCTTGATACATGGAATCATCCAGCCTATGAACAAATTGAGGTTGGGGAAAACATTCTTTTCCCAATAGAAGATCTTTTAACCCGACTAATTCAGAAATATTTTCCTGATAGCATAAAACTTGCGCCAACTCGCTTCGTAAATGAGTCTTACCAAGATATGATTAAAGCCTTTAAATTTTTCCATGACCCTTCTGGCTTAAAAAATAAACTTCTATTCGGAAAGATAAAACCTTTTTCACACAGAAAACGTTTTCCGAATAAAGACTATTTAAATGAAAAAAAACAAGAATGGCTACACCCAACTAATGAGCAAGAAAAAAAATCCTCTTCATTTATTGAGCTTTATGAGGATGCTTTACATGAGGGCAAGGAGATTTTTCACTTACTAGAGGAATATTGGATTCAGAATGATCCACATGTATTTTCACTCATAAAACAAAAAATCGGGAATTTTTCTTATGATACAGGAAAAGACAGTACTACACGAGAAGAGCTTCAATTCTTTGACCCCATTGTATAA
- a CDS encoding helix-turn-helix domain-containing protein: protein MYINRKQLIIDAAERTFSSFGYKATTMEQVAKLANVGKGTIYTFFKNKEELFDEIISSMITEMKKEAEDVFDSNLSFYENAHQSLYKILEFRKKHQLMIKLVEEEKQIGTLAVQEVMIRVEDAIILFIEQKVITAIDKKEIRPCDPKLTAFLLLKLYKALIFDWEKRNESLNKEEIAQLFELYFFQGLSIKEN from the coding sequence ATGTATATTAACCGAAAACAATTAATTATTGATGCAGCGGAAAGAACTTTTTCATCATTTGGTTATAAAGCAACGACTATGGAACAAGTAGCAAAATTAGCTAACGTAGGAAAAGGCACCATTTACACTTTTTTTAAAAATAAAGAAGAATTATTCGATGAAATAATCTCTTCAATGATAACAGAAATGAAAAAAGAAGCAGAGGATGTTTTTGACTCAAATTTATCCTTTTATGAAAATGCTCATCAATCTCTTTACAAAATATTAGAGTTTAGAAAGAAACACCAACTAATGATTAAGCTCGTAGAAGAGGAAAAACAAATTGGTACCCTTGCCGTCCAAGAGGTAATGATTCGAGTTGAGGATGCCATTATTTTATTTATTGAACAAAAAGTAATCACCGCCATTGACAAAAAAGAAATTCGACCTTGCGATCCTAAATTAACAGCCTTTCTCTTGTTAAAACTGTATAAGGCCTTAATATTTGATTGGGAAAAGAGGAATGAATCTTTAAATAAAGAAGAAATTGCCCAATTATTTGAGCTCTATTTTTTCCAAGGGTTATCAATTAAAGAAAACTAA
- a CDS encoding LCP family protein, producing MRATKILFIWILICMTNLLGCQNLNQSTPESKQPIQNSTGEDKGFKETLKEKPIHFLVLGVDKRKGEKKYRTDTILVVRYDSKKHSLKVVSIMRDSYVKVPNDKHVYNKINTAFFNGGHELLKQTIHQNFGIEIDYYVTIDFEGFVNIVDTLVPEGIKVNVEQKIIDDMGLKLKAGENVLHGEELLKYARFRHDASSDFGRVGRQQEILVEVMNQLLNKLNSTVGIVKAPALVESTLKYVTTDLSVEQILTLSSDVLLHPLESVDTMRIPVGNNYRNKRTGHAGAVLELNFSKSIEALDKFFTEPTPVDESVE from the coding sequence ATGAGAGCTACAAAAATACTGTTCATTTGGATACTTATTTGTATGACCAATTTGCTCGGTTGTCAAAACCTGAACCAATCTACTCCTGAAAGCAAGCAGCCAATCCAAAATTCAACTGGAGAAGATAAAGGTTTCAAAGAAACCTTAAAAGAGAAACCTATTCACTTTCTTGTCTTAGGGGTAGATAAAAGAAAAGGTGAGAAAAAATATAGAACGGATACCATTCTTGTTGTTCGCTACGATTCAAAAAAACATTCCTTGAAGGTTGTATCCATCATGCGGGATAGTTACGTCAAAGTTCCAAACGATAAACATGTCTATAATAAAATAAATACTGCTTTTTTTAATGGCGGACATGAATTGCTTAAACAAACCATTCATCAAAACTTCGGAATTGAGATTGATTATTATGTTACGATTGATTTTGAAGGATTTGTAAATATTGTGGATACATTAGTACCTGAAGGGATAAAGGTAAATGTTGAGCAAAAGATCATTGATGATATGGGCTTAAAATTAAAAGCTGGTGAAAATGTATTACATGGGGAAGAGTTATTAAAATATGCGCGCTTTAGGCATGACGCTTCCAGTGATTTTGGTCGTGTTGGCCGTCAACAAGAAATTCTCGTTGAAGTAATGAATCAACTGCTCAACAAATTAAATTCCACTGTTGGAATCGTAAAAGCACCAGCTCTAGTAGAAAGTACACTTAAATATGTTACAACCGATTTATCAGTGGAACAAATACTTACGTTAAGTTCTGATGTTTTATTACATCCACTAGAATCCGTTGATACGATGCGAATTCCTGTTGGAAACAATTATAGGAATAAAAGAACTGGTCATGCAGGAGCTGTATTAGAACTGAATTTTTCTAAAAGTATAGAAGCATTGGATAAATTTTTTACGGAGCCAACGCCTGTTGACGAATCGGTAGAATAA
- a CDS encoding thiol-disulfide oxidoreductase DCC family protein → MKERVVIFDGVCLLCQGTVQFILKHDHKEKFHFASLESDAVAELLSEEKKIMDSVLLYEHGKVYNQSTAVLKILKELRGLWSLLYIFILVPKPLRNVVYRWVAKNRYHWFGKSETCMIPKPEWKNRFL, encoded by the coding sequence GTGAAAGAAAGAGTGGTCATTTTTGATGGGGTATGCTTGTTATGCCAAGGAACGGTTCAGTTTATATTGAAGCATGATCATAAGGAGAAATTTCACTTCGCTTCCTTGGAGTCGGATGCGGTAGCAGAATTATTGAGCGAAGAAAAAAAGATTATGGATTCTGTCTTACTTTACGAGCATGGAAAAGTATATAATCAATCAACTGCTGTATTAAAAATTCTAAAGGAATTACGAGGACTATGGTCTCTTCTTTACATATTTATCCTTGTCCCCAAGCCACTTCGTAACGTTGTTTATCGATGGGTTGCAAAAAATCGGTATCATTGGTTTGGCAAAAGTGAGACGTGTATGATTCCAAAGCCGGAGTGGAAAAATCGATTTTTATAA